In Ghiorsea bivora, a genomic segment contains:
- a CDS encoding sulfite exporter TauE/SafE family protein produces the protein MFEQALLFAIALIANTFSALAGGGAGLIQLPALLLLGLPFSIALATHKIASVALGLGAVTRYLKEDLLQRKLALLMLVSGLPGVVIGGFIIVNIPDDIATAALGLLTMMLGFYSMFSPKLGLHYQPKNMHIKGLMIGGAALFGIGILNGSLTSGTGLFVTLFLIRWFGLDYKHAVAYTLVMVGVFWNGAGAVTVGLLSDIQWSWLIALLLGSFIGGYLGSHLAILKGNALIKRSYEIITILIGLQLLFG, from the coding sequence ATGTTTGAACAAGCCCTACTCTTTGCCATTGCTTTGATTGCCAACACGTTTTCTGCTTTGGCAGGTGGTGGTGCGGGGTTGATTCAGTTACCTGCCTTGCTGCTGTTAGGGCTGCCGTTTAGTATTGCGCTGGCGACCCACAAAATCGCTTCAGTCGCACTTGGTTTGGGCGCTGTGACCCGATACCTCAAAGAAGACTTGTTGCAGCGCAAACTTGCGTTGTTGATGTTGGTATCAGGGTTGCCTGGTGTGGTGATTGGCGGGTTTATTATCGTCAATATCCCTGATGATATTGCCACAGCAGCATTGGGATTGCTCACCATGATGCTTGGTTTCTATTCCATGTTTAGCCCCAAGCTTGGTTTACACTATCAGCCTAAAAATATGCACATCAAAGGTTTAATGATTGGTGGCGCTGCCCTATTCGGCATTGGCATACTCAATGGCTCGCTGACTTCAGGCACAGGATTATTCGTCACCCTATTCCTCATCCGCTGGTTTGGTTTGGATTATAAACATGCTGTGGCATACACATTGGTCATGGTGGGTGTGTTTTGGAATGGTGCAGGCGCAGTCACCGTGGGGCTTTTATCGGATATTCAATGGAGCTGGTTGATTGCCTTGTTGCTCGGCTCATTTATTGGCGGTTATCTGGGTAGCCACCTTGCCATACTCAAAGGCAATGCTCTGATTAAGCGCAGCTACGAAATCATTACCATTCTCATTGGTCTGCAACTATTGTTCGGCTAG
- a CDS encoding type II toxin-antitoxin system Phd/YefM family antitoxin gives MKQVLSNYSASISELKKNPTALLKDAEGSPVAILNHNTPAAYFVPAETYEWMMERLEDYELAQIVQERTQEKDQAITVSLDEL, from the coding sequence ATGAAACAGGTGTTATCCAATTATTCTGCAAGCATTTCAGAGCTTAAAAAGAACCCAACTGCCCTACTCAAGGATGCAGAAGGTTCACCCGTTGCTATCTTAAATCACAACACACCTGCTGCATATTTTGTGCCTGCTGAAACCTATGAATGGATGATGGAAAGGCTTGAAGATTATGAGCTTGCTCAAATTGTGCAGGAACGCACTCAAGAAAAAGACCAAGCTATCACTGTTTCATTAGATGAGCTATAA
- a CDS encoding type II toxin-antitoxin system RelE family toxin — MSYKLKFLPSALKEWKKLAPPIQKQLKKKLQERLKYPHSPADQLRGFKNVYKIKLRSAGYRLVYEVNDLEITIFVIAVGKRERGLVYQKAKKRT; from the coding sequence ATGAGCTATAAACTCAAATTTCTTCCTTCTGCACTCAAAGAATGGAAGAAACTCGCCCCACCCATACAGAAACAGCTCAAAAAGAAACTTCAAGAACGGTTAAAATACCCACACAGCCCTGCCGACCAACTTCGCGGCTTTAAAAATGTATATAAAATCAAGCTGCGCTCGGCAGGTTATCGCCTTGTTTATGAAGTGAACGACTTAGAAATTACAATCTTTGTGATTGCTGTGGGGAAACGAGAGCGTGGTTTAGTGTATCAAAAAGCTAAGAAACGCACATGA
- the pepN gene encoding aminopeptidase N: MNPTIYLKDYKNPNFSVKHVSLCFELNPEKTVVTSSVRYERQQDGDLLLDGEGLALQSIALDGNTLDKSQYELHDKGLTIINPPQSFTLDIITHINPQANTALEGLYRSSGNYCTQCEAQGFRRITYYQDRPDVMATFSVEIIADKATNPVLLSNGNPVESGNLDDGKHYAKWHDPFPKPCYLFALVAGDLAQVEDRFTTQSGRNITLQIYTEAHHIHQCDFAMASLKRAMAWDEQRFGLEYDLDLFMIVAVDDFNMGAMENKGLNIFNSRLVFASPETATDDDYIAIEAVIGHEYFHNWTGNRVTCRDWFQLSLKEGLTVFRDQEFTADMHSRAVKRIEDVRLLRAHQFAEDASPMAHPIRPASFVEINNFYTVTVYEKGAEVVRLYHSLLGEQGFRKGMDLYFERHDGQAVTTEDFLSAMADANNRDLSQMQTWYEQAGTPRLKVSLDYNKSSQTCTLTCEQSCPATPESKEKKPYLIPFKIALLDDSGNTLADESTLLITKEKQSFTFENISSQPIPSLLRDFSAPVLLEYDYSDKDYAFLMQFDNNAFNRWAAAQALATSTVLSLVENPDTSTRIINHAFKALIANTNLEPALKAKALSLPSLSDIQEAWLNTHDTMNPVVLFEAKKRLKQNLAKVLQAEFLNTYQAMQQTSDDDTVDLSDKAMQQRKLQNVCLSYLASLGSDMLDLAYDQFESANNMTNQYAALAALSHQDYPQREQSLKAFEAQWEGEANVMDKWFGVQAASSLPNTLNHIQTLKQHPKFSMKNPNKVRALIGAFAMRNPLNFHAEDGSGYQFIADSVLELDKLNPQIASRIVRALMDWKRLEPTRQALMKSALERIANAQGLSGDVAEIVNKSLGG; encoded by the coding sequence ATGAACCCAACGATTTATTTAAAAGATTACAAAAATCCCAACTTCAGCGTAAAGCATGTATCGCTTTGTTTCGAGTTAAATCCTGAAAAAACGGTGGTGACATCATCGGTGCGTTATGAACGCCAACAAGACGGTGATTTATTACTGGATGGTGAAGGTTTGGCGCTACAAAGCATCGCTTTGGATGGCAACACCTTGGATAAATCGCAATATGAGCTGCATGACAAAGGTTTGACCATCATCAACCCGCCGCAAAGCTTCACCCTAGACATCATCACCCATATCAATCCACAAGCCAACACAGCACTTGAAGGATTATACCGCTCATCAGGCAATTATTGCACCCAATGCGAAGCCCAAGGGTTTAGGCGCATCACCTATTATCAAGACCGACCTGATGTGATGGCAACATTCAGCGTAGAAATCATTGCCGACAAAGCCACCAACCCTGTGCTGTTATCCAATGGTAATCCTGTGGAATCAGGCAATTTGGATGATGGCAAACACTATGCCAAATGGCATGACCCTTTCCCAAAACCGTGCTATCTCTTTGCTTTGGTCGCTGGCGACCTTGCACAAGTGGAAGACAGGTTCACCACCCAATCAGGGCGCAACATCACCCTACAAATCTACACCGAAGCGCATCATATCCATCAATGCGATTTCGCCATGGCATCGCTCAAACGCGCTATGGCTTGGGATGAGCAACGCTTTGGGCTGGAATACGACCTCGACCTATTCATGATTGTAGCTGTGGATGATTTTAATATGGGGGCGATGGAAAATAAGGGGCTAAACATCTTTAACTCGCGGCTTGTCTTTGCCAGCCCTGAAACCGCCACCGATGATGATTATATTGCCATTGAAGCAGTGATTGGGCATGAATATTTTCATAATTGGACGGGAAACCGTGTCACCTGCCGTGATTGGTTTCAACTTAGCCTAAAAGAAGGGTTAACCGTGTTCCGTGACCAAGAATTTACCGCAGATATGCATTCAAGAGCGGTGAAACGCATTGAAGATGTGCGCTTATTACGCGCTCACCAATTTGCCGAAGATGCAAGCCCCATGGCACACCCGATTCGCCCTGCATCTTTTGTTGAAATCAATAATTTCTACACTGTCACCGTGTATGAAAAAGGCGCAGAAGTGGTGCGTTTGTATCATTCGCTGCTGGGCGAGCAAGGCTTCCGCAAAGGTATGGACTTATATTTTGAGCGGCATGATGGGCAAGCTGTCACCACGGAAGACTTTTTAAGCGCCATGGCAGATGCCAACAACCGTGATTTAAGCCAGATGCAAACATGGTATGAACAAGCCGGAACGCCGCGTTTAAAAGTGAGTTTAGATTATAATAAAAGCAGCCAAACCTGCACATTAACTTGCGAACAATCTTGCCCTGCTACGCCTGAGTCTAAAGAGAAGAAACCTTACCTAATTCCATTCAAAATTGCCTTGTTGGATGATAGTGGGAACACATTAGCTGATGAATCTACCTTATTGATAACAAAGGAAAAACAGAGCTTTACCTTTGAAAATATCAGCAGCCAACCGATTCCATCCTTGTTGCGTGATTTTTCTGCGCCTGTTTTGCTCGAATATGATTATTCGGATAAAGACTATGCCTTTTTGATGCAGTTTGATAACAATGCGTTTAATCGCTGGGCAGCAGCCCAAGCGTTGGCGACAAGCACAGTTTTAAGTTTGGTTGAAAACCCTGATACCTCAACCAGAATTATCAACCATGCCTTCAAAGCTTTAATTGCGAATACTAATTTAGAACCTGCGCTTAAAGCCAAGGCATTAAGTCTGCCTTCGTTATCCGATATTCAAGAAGCTTGGCTAAACACCCACGATACCATGAACCCTGTGGTGTTGTTTGAAGCCAAAAAACGCTTAAAACAAAACCTTGCTAAGGTTTTGCAAGCTGAATTCCTCAATACTTATCAAGCCATGCAGCAAACATCGGATGATGATACCGTTGATTTAAGCGATAAAGCAATGCAACAGCGCAAGTTACAAAATGTGTGTCTATCCTATTTGGCAAGCTTAGGCAGCGATATGTTGGACTTGGCATACGACCAATTTGAATCTGCAAACAATATGACCAATCAATATGCGGCTTTGGCTGCGCTTTCTCATCAAGATTACCCGCAACGCGAGCAATCCCTCAAAGCCTTTGAAGCGCAATGGGAAGGTGAGGCGAATGTGATGGATAAATGGTTCGGGGTGCAAGCTGCATCATCGTTGCCCAACACTTTAAACCATATCCAAACATTGAAACAACACCCTAAATTTTCCATGAAAAACCCTAATAAAGTTCGCGCTTTGATTGGCGCGTTTGCCATGCGCAACCCGCTTAATTTTCATGCTGAAGATGGTTCAGGATATCAGTTTATCGCTGATTCAGTGTTAGAACTGGACAAGCTGAATCCACAAATTGCATCCCGGATAGTTCGCGCACTCATGGATTGGAAACGCCTAGAACCCACCCGCCAAGCTTTGATGAAATCAGCGTTGGAACGCATCGCCAATGCCCAAGGTTTATCGGGTGATGTGGCTGAAATCGTAAATAAAAGCTTGGGGGGTTAA
- a CDS encoding SMP-30/gluconolactonase/LRE family protein, translating to MKHILFILPLFYAQLAIANDSGLVLQQGWNEKIITECGDDLPDMLLLSKDKQYLYQSCETKSNMMSPSLARIHIATGKREILIYGLGRADGMRFAPDGSIWLGEEQADGMVWHIQDPNSLQTEQRTDRFRLKLRSKQIKPVLSAGIFSHEGLTFSQDGKYLYLADEWKKGCLYRLSQKSDILSVFHAKKGWLPIKKPKEARLEAKKLHGRWYNRMEDMELMPDGTILITETGTGNILKLNDLGDKPTVSIYLHHKDIEHPDNLEWDAKRSWLWITDDSKRSELWVYDGQSFKRIAYHDSAEITGLESDNGTIYFNLQHRRFAPDLTMKIYQ from the coding sequence ATGAAACACATACTATTTATTCTACCATTATTTTATGCCCAACTTGCCATAGCAAACGATTCAGGCTTGGTGCTACAACAAGGTTGGAACGAAAAAATCATTACGGAATGCGGTGATGATTTACCTGATATGCTGCTATTATCCAAAGATAAACAATACCTATATCAAAGCTGTGAAACCAAATCGAATATGATGTCCCCTTCTTTGGCACGGATTCATATTGCTACGGGAAAACGCGAAATCTTGATTTATGGTTTAGGCAGAGCCGATGGTATGCGTTTTGCACCTGATGGTTCAATTTGGCTGGGTGAAGAACAAGCCGATGGCATGGTATGGCATATTCAAGACCCTAATTCACTTCAAACAGAACAACGGACGGATAGGTTCCGCCTAAAATTAAGAAGCAAACAAATCAAACCTGTATTAAGTGCGGGTATTTTCTCGCATGAGGGACTGACTTTCTCACAAGATGGTAAGTATTTGTATTTGGCAGACGAGTGGAAAAAAGGCTGTTTATATCGTTTATCGCAAAAAAGTGACATTTTATCCGTATTTCATGCCAAAAAAGGCTGGTTACCCATCAAAAAACCAAAAGAAGCTCGCCTTGAAGCTAAAAAATTACACGGACGTTGGTATAATCGCATGGAGGATATGGAACTCATGCCTGATGGCACGATTTTAATCACTGAAACAGGCACAGGAAATATTTTAAAGCTTAATGATTTGGGCGATAAACCTACTGTTTCAATATATCTACACCACAAGGACATCGAACATCCCGACAATTTGGAATGGGATGCAAAACGAAGCTGGCTTTGGATAACGGATGATAGTAAACGCTCGGAATTATGGGTGTATGATGGCCAATCTTTCAAACGTATTGCCTATCATGATAGTGCCGAAATCACAGGCTTGGAAAGCGATAACGGTACGATTTATTTCAATCTGCAACACCGTCGTTTTGCACCTGATTTAACCATGAAAATTTATCAGTAA
- a CDS encoding rRNA large subunit pseudouridine synthase E, with the protein MTTIRFNKPFNVLCQFSPQEGKETLADFIKIKDVYAAGRLDKDSEGLLLLTDNGKLQHRIAHPNHKLEKTYWVQVDGDITDEALKQLESGVTLKDGKTKPAKAQRMDEPQSLWERNPPVRFRANIPTSWLDLRIKEGKNRQVRRMTAAVGFPTLRLIRYAIGDVTLDGLKLGEYQKVGEQILKQFS; encoded by the coding sequence ATGACCACCATTCGCTTTAATAAACCGTTCAATGTGTTATGCCAGTTTAGCCCTCAAGAAGGTAAAGAGACGCTGGCAGACTTTATCAAGATTAAAGATGTCTATGCGGCAGGGCGCTTGGATAAAGACAGTGAAGGTCTATTGCTGCTTACAGACAATGGAAAGCTACAACATCGCATTGCGCATCCTAATCACAAGCTTGAAAAAACGTATTGGGTGCAAGTCGATGGCGACATCACCGATGAAGCACTTAAACAGCTCGAAAGTGGTGTAACCCTCAAAGATGGTAAAACCAAACCTGCCAAAGCCCAACGCATGGATGAGCCGCAAAGTTTGTGGGAGCGAAATCCACCAGTACGCTTTCGCGCTAATATTCCGACTTCGTGGTTAGATTTACGCATCAAAGAAGGGAAGAATCGTCAAGTTAGACGTATGACGGCAGCAGTAGGTTTTCCAACACTTAGGCTGATTCGTTATGCCATTGGTGATGTCACATTGGATGGTTTAAAGCTTGGTGAATATCAAAAAGTAGGTGAACAAATTCTAAAACAGTTTTCGTAA
- a CDS encoding MmcQ/YjbR family DNA-binding protein codes for MLFEPNPKYDAYVLAKKGAERSYPFGEDVAVYKVKNKMFALMGSIGINPGYHMNKEHWNTVALDGDVPEGLIHKMIDASYDLIVAKLPKKDKEYLLGGFKR; via the coding sequence ATGTTATTCGAGCCTAATCCCAAATATGATGCTTATGTGTTAGCCAAGAAAGGCGCAGAACGTAGCTACCCTTTTGGTGAAGATGTGGCGGTTTATAAGGTGAAAAATAAAATGTTTGCGCTTATGGGCAGCATTGGCATCAACCCTGGTTACCATATGAACAAAGAGCATTGGAACACCGTGGCTTTGGATGGTGATGTGCCTGAAGGTTTAATCCATAAAATGATTGATGCTTCTTATGATTTGATTGTGGCTAAGCTGCCTAAAAAAGATAAAGAATACCTTTTAGGAGGGTTTAAACGATGA
- a CDS encoding DUF1499 domain-containing protein — MKTALFSLGALALLGLIIYIAMAVMSQKTPDTLGLQNGKLAPCPDSPNCVCSESHTQNDAEHYIQAIHGDKDTWDKLKEVIMAQGGTIESDDGVYMHASFRSAIFQYVDDVELRLDETNNTIHIRSASRMGRKDFGVNRNRVEAIKKAL, encoded by the coding sequence ATGAAAACAGCACTATTTAGCTTGGGAGCACTGGCGCTACTTGGTCTAATCATTTATATCGCTATGGCAGTGATGTCACAAAAAACACCTGACACCTTGGGGTTACAAAATGGAAAACTTGCTCCCTGCCCCGACTCCCCCAACTGCGTATGCAGTGAATCACACACGCAAAACGATGCAGAACATTATATTCAAGCCATTCATGGCGACAAAGACACATGGGATAAGCTTAAAGAAGTTATCATGGCACAAGGTGGTACGATTGAAAGCGATGATGGGGTATATATGCATGCCTCTTTCCGCTCGGCGATATTTCAATATGTCGATGATGTAGAGCTACGCTTGGATGAAACCAACAACACCATACATATCCGCTCAGCATCACGCATGGGTCGCAAAGACTTTGGCGTAAACCGCAACCGCGTAGAAGCCATCAAAAAGGCACTGTAA
- the cutA gene encoding divalent-cation tolerance protein CutA encodes MIIVLTSVDDKSKANFIAQSLVQQKLAACVQISAQGTSVYQWQDKICTENEYYISIKTNKIHQDKVITWLETNHPYDIPEIITLNAKASTQYEHWLQNSLA; translated from the coding sequence ATGATTATTGTACTCACCAGCGTTGATGACAAAAGCAAAGCTAATTTTATTGCTCAAAGCCTTGTGCAACAAAAGCTTGCCGCCTGTGTACAAATATCAGCGCAAGGCACGTCCGTTTATCAGTGGCAAGACAAAATATGTACTGAAAATGAGTATTATATCAGCATTAAAACTAATAAGATCCATCAAGATAAAGTGATTACATGGTTAGAAACTAATCACCCTTACGATATACCTGAAATTATCACCTTAAATGCAAAAGCCAGCACTCAATACGAGCACTGGCTTCAAAATAGTTTAGCATAA
- a CDS encoding PhnA domain-containing protein, with translation MSIEQDLETRSGNKCELCGATDGLSVFEVANSPTDGDDAAIYACGTCVSQLSDADSVDANHWRCLNDSMWSEVDAVKVVAYRMLNQLKGEGWPQDLLDMMYLEDDVRAWADAGVADDNAEEAIVHRDSNGAILEAGDSITIIKDLVVKGGGFTAKRGTPVRNIRLVHDNPEHIEGRVNGQMIVILTEFIKKN, from the coding sequence ATGAGCATTGAACAAGATTTAGAAACACGCAGCGGAAACAAATGTGAACTATGTGGTGCAACCGATGGTTTAAGTGTGTTTGAAGTGGCAAATAGCCCTACAGATGGTGATGATGCGGCGATTTACGCCTGTGGCACATGTGTAAGCCAATTAAGCGATGCAGATAGCGTAGATGCCAATCACTGGCGTTGTTTAAATGATAGCATGTGGAGCGAAGTGGATGCCGTCAAAGTTGTGGCGTACCGTATGCTTAATCAACTTAAAGGCGAAGGCTGGCCGCAAGACCTTTTGGATATGATGTATTTAGAAGATGATGTTCGTGCTTGGGCTGATGCAGGCGTGGCAGATGACAATGCAGAAGAAGCCATCGTTCACCGCGATAGCAATGGCGCAATCTTAGAAGCAGGGGATAGCATCACCATTATCAAAGATCTTGTGGTGAAAGGCGGTGGTTTTACTGCCAAACGCGGCACACCCGTGCGTAACATCCGCTTGGTACACGATAACCCAGAACACATCGAAGGCAGAGTAAACGGCCAAATGATTGTGATTCTTACGGAATTCATTAAGAAAAACTAA
- a CDS encoding cytochrome-c peroxidase, with amino-acid sequence MKKLMLLVSLSFLGLGNAVASDIPEGMGVLPTQVPVPADNPMSAEKIELGKKLYFDPALSKSGQFSCNSCHNLGTWGVDNQKFSIGHKWNRGGRNAPTVLNSAFWSKQFWDGRAPLLEDQAKGPPLNPVEMAADSEEAVVARLKDAGYAPLFNDVFGKHSLNYDNMAKAIAAFERTLLTPNAPFDKFVQGKGDISKAAKRGMKKVADIGCTSCHSGPLFTSNEFVAFQYGKDTGLKSVTGKAEDDHVFRVQSWRNVAMTAPYFHDGSAATLEEAVKTMAKVQLGTKLSKRDVSDIVAFLETLTGEAPQVTFPVLPRPAGKALDFKD; translated from the coding sequence ATGAAGAAGTTAATGCTATTGGTATCGTTATCTTTCTTGGGATTGGGCAACGCTGTTGCCTCCGATATTCCAGAAGGTATGGGGGTATTACCAACGCAAGTGCCTGTACCGGCAGATAACCCGATGAGCGCAGAAAAGATTGAGTTGGGTAAAAAATTATATTTCGACCCTGCACTATCCAAAAGTGGTCAATTTTCATGTAATTCATGCCATAATTTAGGTACTTGGGGCGTGGATAATCAAAAGTTCTCCATTGGTCACAAATGGAATCGTGGCGGTCGCAATGCACCAACGGTATTGAACTCAGCATTCTGGAGTAAACAATTCTGGGATGGCCGCGCACCATTGCTTGAAGACCAAGCCAAAGGCCCACCACTTAACCCCGTTGAAATGGCAGCAGATAGCGAAGAAGCCGTGGTTGCGCGTTTAAAAGACGCGGGTTATGCACCATTATTTAATGATGTATTTGGTAAACATTCATTAAACTATGACAATATGGCAAAAGCCATTGCAGCATTTGAGCGCACATTGCTTACGCCCAACGCACCGTTTGATAAGTTTGTGCAGGGTAAAGGCGATATTTCAAAAGCTGCCAAACGTGGTATGAAAAAAGTGGCTGATATTGGCTGCACATCATGTCACTCAGGTCCATTGTTCACGAGCAATGAATTTGTTGCTTTCCAATATGGTAAAGACACTGGTTTGAAATCAGTAACAGGCAAAGCTGAAGATGATCACGTATTCCGTGTTCAATCGTGGCGTAATGTGGCGATGACCGCTCCGTATTTCCATGATGGTTCTGCGGCAACTTTGGAAGAAGCGGTGAAAACCATGGCGAAAGTACAGTTGGGCACCAAGCTTTCCAAACGTGATGTATCCGACATCGTAGCATTCTTGGAAACATTAACAGGTGAAGCACCACAAGTGACGTTCCCAGTATTACCACGTCCAGCAGGTAAGGCTTTAGATTTTAAAGATTAA
- a CDS encoding hydrogen peroxide-inducible genes activator: MNNESQYIAMHNYPTTKQLQCLTALDEFKHFGRAASACHISQSAFSTAIKALEDKLQVQLVDRTNKQLIFTDVGLSVVHQARLCLSELDVLIDLVSSTDAPLSGKITLGVIPSIAPFVLPKFVPQITQAHPDLQLYLREDKTHIVHEQLLAGKLDVILLALPFELQGTQTLILFDDPFLLAYHQHSKWFKDEGKSFNINELPKESLLLLDDGHCLRDHALEACHLRSVEQISRFAATSLQTLLQMVASDLGVTFIPSIAKDSLMVKDSNIQLMPLPKNMHRQIGLAWRKGSSREEEFKLLGEMITACMDNPKADI, translated from the coding sequence ATGAATAATGAAAGCCAATATATCGCCATGCACAACTACCCCACCACCAAACAACTACAATGTTTAACCGCACTTGATGAATTCAAACACTTTGGCAGAGCCGCAAGTGCTTGCCATATTTCACAATCGGCATTCAGCACAGCCATCAAAGCTTTGGAAGATAAGTTACAAGTGCAATTGGTGGACAGAACCAACAAACAACTGATTTTTACCGATGTTGGTTTAAGCGTTGTGCATCAGGCTCGCCTTTGTTTATCCGAGTTGGATGTGTTGATAGATTTGGTGTCCAGCACAGATGCACCATTAAGTGGAAAAATCACTTTGGGCGTGATTCCAAGCATTGCACCTTTTGTTTTGCCCAAGTTTGTGCCCCAAATCACCCAAGCTCACCCCGATTTACAATTGTATTTACGTGAAGATAAAACGCATATCGTGCATGAACAATTGCTCGCAGGAAAATTAGATGTGATTTTGCTTGCCCTGCCCTTTGAATTGCAAGGCACCCAAACCCTAATCTTATTTGATGACCCTTTTTTATTGGCATATCACCAACATTCTAAATGGTTTAAGGATGAAGGAAAATCATTTAATATCAATGAATTACCCAAAGAAAGCTTACTGTTGCTTGATGACGGGCATTGCCTACGCGACCATGCGCTGGAAGCATGTCATTTACGCTCTGTGGAGCAAATCAGCCGCTTTGCTGCCACAAGTTTGCAAACCCTGCTGCAAATGGTTGCCAGTGATTTGGGGGTCACGTTTATCCCTAGTATAGCAAAAGATTCACTCATGGTGAAAGACTCCAATATCCAACTTATGCCATTGCCAAAAAATATGCACAGACAAATTGGGCTGGCATGGCGCAAAGGTTCAAGCCGAGAAGAAGAGTTTAAGCTGTTGGGTGAGATGATTACAGCTTGCATGGATAACCCTAAAGCAGATATATAG